The following are from one region of the Spirochaetota bacterium genome:
- a CDS encoding nucleoside triphosphate pyrophosphohydrolase: protein MEFKETRPLYLLAEIASILRAENGCAWDRAQTSATLRPYLIEEAYEVYEAIGSGDPADLKEELGDLIYQVYAHAQIAREAGQFTIDDVAQGIVTKLIGRHPHVFGDEKADTPDEVTDRWEKIKKKEKSHRESILDGVPASLPALLKSYRIQQKASRIGFDWERIDGVIEKLDEEVREFKEAVATVPKGSPEIEEEIGDILFTIVNIARFTGVNPEDALARTANKFITRFRFVEKEAAAQGKALEDMDLAEMDALWELAKRAL from the coding sequence ATGGAATTCAAGGAGACCCGTCCCCTCTACCTGCTCGCCGAGATCGCGTCCATATTACGCGCGGAGAACGGCTGCGCCTGGGACCGCGCGCAGACATCGGCGACACTGCGGCCGTACTTAATCGAGGAGGCCTACGAGGTCTACGAGGCGATCGGAAGCGGCGATCCGGCTGATCTCAAGGAGGAGTTGGGCGACCTCATCTACCAGGTGTACGCGCACGCGCAGATCGCGCGCGAGGCAGGACAGTTCACGATCGACGACGTCGCGCAGGGAATTGTGACCAAGCTTATCGGCCGCCACCCCCACGTGTTTGGCGACGAGAAGGCCGACACCCCCGACGAGGTGACCGACCGCTGGGAAAAAATAAAGAAGAAGGAAAAATCGCATCGCGAATCGATACTCGACGGCGTGCCCGCGAGCCTTCCGGCGCTCCTCAAGTCGTACCGTATACAACAGAAAGCCTCACGCATCGGGTTCGACTGGGAGCGCATCGACGGCGTCATCGAAAAACTCGACGAGGAGGTGCGCGAATTCAAGGAAGCGGTCGCGACCGTGCCCAAGGGAAGCCCCGAAATTGAGGAGGAGATAGGTGACATTCTTTTTACCATCGTAAATATCGCGCGCTTTACGGGCGTCAATCCCGAGGACGCGCTCGCGCGCACAGCGAACAAGTTCATCACGCGCTTCCGCTTCGTCGAGAAGGAGGCCGCCGCGCAGGGGAAAGCGCTCGAGGACATGGACCTCGCGGAAATGGACGCCCTGTGGGAGCTTGCCAAGCGCGCGCTATGA
- a CDS encoding AraC family transcriptional regulator produces MNNILNLFAFASICSLVTIAFAYFSEKRKKADMAMVFTFCLLWAIFTLFILSDELGFSGRYPQFLHVNEPFELFMGPLIYYRFRILVEGKMKFNLLTVLLFLPCVLAVIYFIPYFTLSGEEKLACAGFQNIQDGIVRGIYLAIMHGQTPWFVFCLVLFIVHGSRMLSAEGIRMVMQKKVLVAYNLLWIVIAVTGYIISFAGQGVLMRVMVIITNYMIVLFYFVEKKYARLFLLIQEDSTETRYKRSMLGGVNTGAVVERAKELMEREQLYLDEDLSLRALSSRLGITPHQLSEILNGMLHANFRTFLNAYRIDAAKKMLLENENTGVIHIAYQCGFKSKNAFNNAFLTREGMTPTEFIKQRKKPRA; encoded by the coding sequence TTGAACAATATTCTGAATTTATTTGCGTTCGCAAGCATCTGTTCGCTCGTTACGATCGCGTTCGCCTATTTCTCTGAAAAAAGAAAAAAAGCTGACATGGCAATGGTGTTTACCTTTTGCCTGTTGTGGGCGATCTTCACGCTGTTTATACTGTCGGATGAACTGGGTTTTTCCGGGCGCTATCCGCAATTCCTCCATGTCAACGAGCCTTTTGAGCTTTTCATGGGCCCCCTGATTTATTATCGTTTCAGAATACTGGTGGAAGGCAAGATGAAATTCAACCTTCTCACCGTGCTCCTTTTCCTGCCGTGTGTTCTTGCGGTCATATACTTTATCCCCTATTTTACGCTGAGTGGAGAGGAGAAGCTCGCCTGCGCCGGGTTTCAAAACATACAGGATGGTATCGTGCGCGGCATATACCTCGCGATCATGCACGGTCAAACGCCCTGGTTCGTATTCTGCCTCGTCCTCTTCATCGTACATGGATCCAGGATGCTTTCGGCGGAAGGGATCCGGATGGTGATGCAGAAAAAGGTCCTGGTGGCGTATAATCTTCTATGGATCGTCATCGCGGTAACGGGGTATATCATATCTTTCGCGGGACAAGGCGTATTGATGCGGGTGATGGTAATCATCACCAACTACATGATCGTCCTGTTTTATTTCGTCGAAAAAAAATATGCGCGGTTGTTCCTTTTGATTCAGGAGGATTCGACCGAGACCAGGTATAAGCGGTCCATGCTCGGGGGCGTCAATACCGGCGCGGTCGTGGAGCGCGCAAAGGAGCTCATGGAGCGTGAGCAATTGTATCTTGACGAGGACCTGTCGCTGCGGGCCCTGAGCTCAAGGCTCGGCATAACGCCGCACCAGCTTTCGGAGATTTTAAACGGCATGCTGCATGCTAATTTTCGCACGTTCCTAAACGCCTACAGGATAGATGCCGCGAAAAAGATGCTCCTGGAAAACGAGAATACCGGCGTCATCCACATAGCCTATCAATGCGGATTCAAATCGAAAAACGCCTTTAATAATGCGTTTTTAACGCGTGAAGGAATGACACCCACTGAATTCATAAAACAGCGCAAAAAACCGCGAGCGTGA
- a CDS encoding AraC family transcriptional regulator, giving the protein MEDVLNTLIFATGCSLMTIASGIFVEKTNRTEMIIIFALLFLWGADSLFILSEETFFYRYYPHLLYLNQPFELFLGPLVYFRFRLMIEGKMRFDRLAALLLVPGVLAVAYFIPFFIQSPDAKLASVGFDNIQKGATRGTYLFIMYSAGPYFIACLVLGVVHGYRTLSKRGIRLLMQKKYFVSYNVLWISLLFIIYIAILSDKSLMLRWTILLITTLLILSYYLEKKHVEFFLEMQKDASETRYAKSMLGGIDTGAVIERLKELMELEKIYLDEGLSLQGLSSRLGITPHQLSEILNGRLSTNFRSFVNTYRIHAAKKLLMEDENISIMRAAYRCGFNSKTVFNNAFLKTEGITPTEFKERNRKERSDL; this is encoded by the coding sequence ATGGAAGACGTTCTCAATACATTGATTTTCGCAACCGGTTGTTCGCTTATGACGATCGCTTCTGGAATTTTCGTGGAAAAAACAAACAGGACGGAAATGATAATCATTTTTGCCCTGTTGTTTCTTTGGGGAGCGGACTCTCTTTTTATTCTCTCCGAGGAAACCTTCTTTTATCGATATTATCCCCACCTCCTGTATCTCAACCAGCCCTTCGAGCTTTTTCTGGGCCCGCTGGTGTATTTTCGCTTCAGGTTAATGATAGAAGGAAAAATGCGTTTTGACCGCCTTGCCGCGCTCCTCCTGGTTCCGGGAGTCCTGGCCGTGGCATATTTCATCCCCTTTTTCATACAAAGCCCGGACGCAAAGCTCGCGTCCGTGGGATTCGACAATATTCAGAAGGGGGCGACGCGCGGAACCTATCTCTTCATAATGTACTCCGCGGGGCCGTATTTCATAGCGTGTCTTGTCCTCGGAGTCGTTCACGGCTACAGGACGCTTTCAAAAAGAGGCATCCGGCTGTTGATGCAGAAGAAGTATTTCGTGAGCTACAACGTTTTATGGATATCCCTTCTATTCATCATTTATATCGCGATACTCTCGGACAAAAGCCTTATGCTTCGATGGACGATTCTACTCATAACCACCCTGCTGATTCTTTCTTATTATCTTGAAAAAAAACACGTCGAATTTTTTCTAGAAATGCAGAAGGACGCAAGCGAGACGCGATATGCGAAATCGATGCTCGGAGGCATCGATACGGGGGCGGTGATCGAACGCCTGAAAGAGCTCATGGAGCTCGAAAAAATTTACCTGGACGAGGGCCTGTCCCTGCAAGGATTGAGCTCCAGGCTGGGCATCACGCCTCATCAGCTTTCGGAGATACTGAACGGCAGGCTCTCCACGAATTTCCGCTCGTTTGTAAATACCTACAGGATACACGCCGCAAAAAAACTCCTCATGGAAGATGAGAACATCAGCATCATGCGAGCGGCCTACCGGTGCGGCTTTAACTCTAAAACCGTTTTCAATAACGCCTTTCTCAAAACGGAAGGCATAACCCCCACGGAATTCAAAGAAAGAAATCGAAAAGAGCGTTCGGATTTATAA